A single region of the Vicia villosa cultivar HV-30 ecotype Madison, WI linkage group LG4, Vvil1.0, whole genome shotgun sequence genome encodes:
- the LOC131597529 gene encoding cysteine proteinase inhibitor 5-like — MRFQSPVLSILVLLAFAAMNEVISEEWRPIKEINDPYVIGVADFAVNQFNKITGANLKFEKIIKGESQIVKGKNYRFILSATDGVVSNNYQATVYDMPWGYIRNLTSFEIVHE; from the coding sequence ATGAGATTTCAATCCCCTGTTCTTTCCATCCTTGTTTTGTTGGCCTTTGCGGCCATGAATGAAGTTATATCAGAAGAATGGAGGCCTATCAAGGAAATCAATGATCCATACGTGATTGGGGTCGCCGATTTCGCTGTTAAtcaattcaacaaaataacaGGGGCTAATTTGAAGTTTGAGAAAATCATCAAGGGTGAATCACAAATTGTCAAGGGAAAAAACTATCGTTTCATTCTTTCTGCTACTGACGGAGTTGTTTCTAACAATTATCAAGCCACTGTGTATGACATGCCATGGGGATACATTAGGAACCTCACCTCATTTGAAATTGTTCATGAGTAA
- the LOC131599357 gene encoding uncharacterized protein LOC131599357 produces the protein MPPREQFPTKGLDGAPSDDIGWYFGTPEPGSRNNVRCKLCNIVIKGGITRLKQHIAHMKGQVAACGRVTTMVRENMMKLLLDSKAKRNDSKRRKEEFEERLRGDDEDTDEDVNTLVDDQLRYATQESLRSHREWENMQQFRRETRTSENVYEHGGSSRASVSGGERPEDISFSLRSTNIDLVRSKSMKQPRAGKGFLKTWRKRLGEAVSKFIIYERLPMNLSNSPWLHNLIYTASEVGKAKCPTPYEISNVYLEAEYKEMLEWINGMKKIWQERGATIMCDGWTDSINHTHIMNFLVYCHKGTVFWKSVDASDVDSRNTDYYFQLLDKVVEEVGEECVVQVVTDNEAALKAAGQKLMEKRPHLYWSSCAAHCLDLCLEDIGKKKSIHNLLSEAKMVTTFIYNHTYIVSLMKKYTGGRDIVRPGVTRFATQFLQLQAIVRQKQGLENMFSFEDFRKTKYGKEKKGPGYEARKIVMSRDFWSKANDILKVFEPIVKVLRLVDGDEKPTMGFIYEAIDRAKQAIQQNSRYYSKYNDIIDKRWKFMHSDLHSSGYFLNPQFQYGIEHGIAVYKETFNGTKNVITKLERNIDDQIKALNQLTLFRENSETFGTPIAQKSWSKMDAAQWWEYHGSCAPELQRLAMKVVSQTTSATNCERNWSTFSYIHTKTRNRLKYKKLHKLVFTHYNMKLRMRDKLRKSQEEIEANFDPINLDYIFQEDPLSHWIEERENPLLDGVQNAEWLPIVDTDDENVDDNSESNESGGGLSPPSGNSGDGGGNEVDNEGEGGSGGGEDDDQLELDPYHEIPPGYRRYRNLNDMVRADTSLLETRGNVSQYGRKGKRKQNVPLEDSSSSSIANSFSDFGIGDSSQGSQQSYPPVYQYPYFNSYNQYPIDQAPSYYQQSINDHNPYHQQSNGDLFGYVFGQEATQDDSQSESTSYAPSRHSTMW, from the exons ATGCCTCCAAGAGAACAATTTCCTACAAAAGGTTTGGATGGTGCTCCAAGTGATGATATTGGATGGTATTTTGGAACTCCAGAACCCGGAAGTCGCAACAATGTTCGTTGCAAACTTTGTAATATAGTAATAAAAGGTGGCATTACAAGATTGAAGCAACATATAGCACACATGAAAGGACAGGTTGCGGCTTGTGGTAGAGTAACGACTATGGTTAGAGAGAATATGATGAAACTTTTACTTGATTCTAAAGCGAAGAGAAATGATTCTAAGAGAAGGaaagaagaatttgaagaacGTTTAAGAGGAGATGATGAAGATACAGATGAAGATGTGAATACTCTTGTTGATGATCAATTAAGATATGCAACACAAGAAAGCCTTAGATCACATCGAGAATGGGAAAATATGCAACAATTCAGAAGAGAAACAAGAACTTCTGAAAATGTATATGAACATGGTGGAAGCTCTCGTGCAAGTGTTAGTGGAGGTGAAAGGCCAGAAGATATCTCTTTTTCTTTGAGATCTACTAATATTGATCTTGTTAGGAGCAAAAGTATGAAGCAACCAAGAGCTGGTAAAGGCTTTTTGAAGACTTGGAGAAAAAGGCTTGGAGAGGCTGTAAGTAAATTTATAATTTACGAGCGTTTGCCTATGAATTTATCTAACTCTCCTTGGTTGCATAATTTGATTTATACTGCTTCTGAGGTGGGAAAAGCCAAATGCCCAACTCCCTATGAAATCTCAAATGTTTATTTGGAAGCTGAATATAAGGAAATGTTGGAGTGGATAAATGGTATGAAAAAAATTTGGCAAGAAAGAGGAGCAACAATAATGTGTGATGGTTGGACGGACAGTATCAACCATACTCATATTATGAATTTCTTGGTATATTGTCATAAGGGTACTGTTTTTTGGAAATCTGTCGATGCTTCTGATGTTGATAGTAGAAACACTGACTACTACTTTCAATTGTTGGACAAAGTTGTGGAAGAAGTGGGTGAAGAGTGTGTAGTTCAAGTGGTAACAGATAATGAAGCCGCATTAAAAGCAGCTGGTCAAAAGCTAATGGAGAAGAGGCCACATTTATATTGGTCTTCTTGTGCAGCTCATTGTTTAGATCTTTGCTTAGAGGATATTGGAAAAAAGAAAAGCATACACAATTTATTAAGTGAAGCAAAAATGGTGACAACATTCATCTATAACCACACGTATATTGTGAGTCTCATGAAAAAATATACTGGTGGTAGAGATATTGTTCGTCCTGGTGTTACCCGATTTGCAACACAATTTCTACAACTTCAAGCAATTGTAAGACAAAAGCAAGGTCTTGAAAACAtgttcagttttgaagattttagaAAAACAAAGTATGGTAAAGAAAAGAAAGGACCGGGATATGAAGCAAGAAAAATCGTTATGAGTAGGGACTTTTGGAGTAAGGCTAATGACATATTGAAAGTATTTGAGCCAATTGTAAAAGTCTTGAGACTAGTTGATGGTGATGAGAAACCAACAATGGGTTTCATATATGAAGCCATTGATCGAGCAAAACAAGCCATTCAACAAAATTCTCGTTATTATTCCAAATATAATGATATCATTGACAAGCGTTGGAAATTCATGCACTCTGACCTTCATTCTTCTG GTTATTTTCTTAATCCACAATTTCAATATGGAATCGAACATGGAATAGCTGTGTATAAAGAAACATTTAATGGAACAAAAAATGTGATCACGAAGCTAGAAAGAAACATAGATGATCAAATCAAAGCTCTAAACCAA CTAACACTTTTTAGAGAAAATAGTGAGACATTTGGTACGCCTATAGCTCAAAAATCTTGGTCTAAGATGGATGCAG CTCAATGGTGGGAATACCATGGTTCATGCGCTCCTGAACTTCAACGTTTGGCTATGAAAGTTGTCAGTCAAACAACCTCTGCGACAAACTGTGAGAGGAATTGGAGTACATTTAGCTATATCCACACAAAGACAAGAAATAGATTGAAGTACAAAAAATTGCATAAGCTTGTCTTCACACATTACAACATGAAATTGAGAATGAGAGATAAATTAAGGAAGAGTCAGGAAGAAATAGAAGCAAATTTTGATCCGATAAATCTTGACTATATATTTCAAGAAGATCCGTTATCTCATTGGATAGAAGAGAGGGAAAATCCATTATTGGATGGAGTTCAAAATGCAGAATGGTTGCCGATAGTTGATACAGAtgatgaaaatgttgatgataataGTGAATCTAATGAAAGTGGTGGTGGTTTAAGTCCACCAAGCGGTAATAGTGGTGATGGAGGTGGTAATGAAGTGGATAATGAAGGTGAAGGAGGAAGTGggggaggtgaagatgatgatcaaTTAGAACTTGATCCATATCATGAAATACCACCGGGTTATAGGCGTTATAGGAACTTGAATGATATGGTTCGAGCTGATACCTCACTACTTGAGACAAGAGGAAATGTGTCACAATATGGAAGAAAggggaaaagaaaacaaaatgttCCACTTGAAGATTCTTCCTCTTCTAGTATTGCTAATAGTTTTAGTGATTTTGGGATTGGCGATTCTTCACAAGGTAGTCAACAATCTTATCCACCTGTTTACCAGTATCCATATTTCAACTCTTATAACCAATATCCTATTGATCAAGCTCCTTCGTACTACCAACAATCAATTAATGATCACAATCCTTATCATCAACAATCAAATGGTGATCTTTTTGGTTATGTCTTTGGACAAGAAGCTACACAAGATGATAGTCAGAGTGAAAGTACAAGTTACGCTCCTTCACGACATTCTACTATGTGGTAG